CCGAATAAGGGGTTCCACGCACGGTCCTTCGCAAAGCCTCCTGCGCATACAGCGGGCGTGACGCATCGAAAATCACAAGCATAGAGCCAGGCATATCACGCTGCATAATTTTGATCGCCTTGCGGAGTTTTGCAGCAGCATCCTTATGCACAAAGGCGCGCTGCACGCCACAATACAAGTCATGCCCTGTCACATTTTCAAAGGTGGCGTATCGCAAGTCCATGCGCACGCCCTTCAGGCGCGTAATTTCGACCATGTTGGAATCTGCCGTCGCAAATTCAATCCACTTCTTGACAGAACTGCAATAACGCAAGGGCTTATCGGGCTTCGGTGGAACAAACAGGGAATCCGTCTCATG
The window above is part of the Fibrobacter sp. UWH4 genome. Proteins encoded here:
- a CDS encoding M15 family metallopeptidase, which translates into the protein MFFLTVCVACISVFAHETDSLFVPPKPDKPLRYCSSVKKWIEFATADSNMVEITRLKGVRMDLRYATFENVTGHDLYCGVQRAFVHKDAAAKLRKAIKIMQRDMPGSMLVIFDASRPLYAQEALRRTVRGTPYSAYVSSPGKGGMHNFGLALDLGITDADGNLLDMGTDFDSFERCAGEVGEAEALKSGRLTQEQVDNRNKLRKIMRGAGWVPLGSEWWHFNAFPSKYVRENYPKFPL